In the Streptomyces fradiae ATCC 10745 = DSM 40063 genome, one interval contains:
- a CDS encoding molybdenum cofactor biosynthesis protein MoaE, with amino-acid sequence MAALHDHPGERAADAPVRLLAIRDTPLSLDEVFRAVGDDAAGGTALFVGTVRDHDGGAAVDALGYSSHPTAEAELRRVAEKVAADFPVRAMAAVHRTGELAVGDIAVIVAVSCPHRAEAFAACRRLIDDLKHEVPIWKHQRFSDGTEEWVGSC; translated from the coding sequence ATGGCTGCCCTCCACGACCATCCCGGCGAGCGCGCCGCCGACGCGCCCGTGCGGCTGCTGGCGATCCGCGACACGCCGCTCTCCCTCGACGAGGTGTTCCGCGCGGTCGGCGACGACGCCGCCGGCGGCACCGCCCTCTTCGTGGGGACCGTCCGGGACCACGACGGCGGCGCCGCCGTGGACGCGCTCGGCTACTCCAGCCACCCCACGGCCGAGGCCGAGCTGCGGCGCGTGGCGGAGAAGGTGGCGGCGGACTTCCCCGTGCGGGCCATGGCCGCCGTGCACCGCACCGGCGAGCTGGCCGTCGGCGACATCGCGGTGATCGTCGCCGTGTCCTGCCCGCACCGGGCGGAGGCGTTCGCGGCGTGCCGGAGGCTGATCGACGACCTCAAGCACGAGGTGCCCATCTGGAAGCACCAGCGCTTCTCCGACGGCACCGAGGAGTGGGTCGGCTCCTGCTGA
- a CDS encoding YlbL family protein, whose translation MPRRTATLLAATLSLIALLCAGVLIPVPYSEMSPGPTVNTLGDSGGEPVLSISGHETYPTSGHLNMTTVRVTGAEYRMNLAEAVAGWLSRDSVVVPHDTLYPDGKTEEQSTQENAEEFSQSQESARVAALRQLGLPVATRVVVSSVQKGSPAEGLLHAGDVIKEVDGVPVREPKDVAAVVSKRKPGAPVDFTIVPAKDAAAAEKAGREPTTGGKVTVTTRRADEEDRAIVGIQAGTDHTFPFRIDIRLEDVGGPSAGLMFALGIVDKLTPGALTGGRFVAGTGTIDESGKVGPIGGIEMKLVGAREAGAAYFLTPAANCPAAAERTPEGLTLIKVETIADAVKSLDKVREGDTAALPACSRG comes from the coding sequence ATGCCACGCCGCACCGCGACGCTGCTCGCCGCCACCCTCTCCCTGATCGCGCTGCTCTGCGCGGGAGTGCTCATCCCGGTGCCCTATTCCGAGATGAGCCCCGGCCCGACGGTCAACACGCTCGGCGACTCCGGGGGCGAGCCGGTGCTGAGCATCTCCGGCCACGAGACGTACCCGACATCCGGCCATCTCAACATGACGACCGTCAGGGTCACCGGAGCGGAGTACCGGATGAACCTGGCCGAGGCCGTCGCCGGATGGCTCTCCCGCGACAGCGTCGTCGTCCCGCACGACACGCTCTACCCGGACGGCAAGACCGAGGAGCAGTCCACACAGGAGAACGCCGAGGAGTTCAGCCAGTCGCAGGAGAGCGCCCGCGTGGCCGCGCTCCGCCAGCTCGGCCTCCCCGTGGCGACGCGCGTGGTCGTCTCCTCCGTGCAGAAGGGCAGCCCCGCCGAGGGCCTGCTGCACGCCGGCGACGTGATCAAGGAAGTGGACGGCGTGCCGGTCCGCGAGCCCAAGGACGTGGCGGCCGTCGTCAGCAAGCGCAAGCCCGGCGCCCCGGTCGACTTCACCATCGTCCCGGCCAAGGACGCCGCCGCGGCGGAGAAGGCCGGCCGCGAGCCGACCACCGGTGGGAAGGTCACCGTCACGACCCGGCGGGCGGACGAGGAGGACCGGGCGATCGTCGGCATCCAGGCCGGTACGGACCACACGTTCCCGTTCCGGATCGACATCCGGCTGGAGGACGTGGGCGGGCCCAGCGCGGGCCTGATGTTCGCGCTCGGGATCGTGGACAAGCTGACCCCGGGCGCGCTGACCGGCGGCCGGTTCGTCGCCGGTACGGGCACGATCGACGAGAGCGGCAAGGTCGGCCCGATCGGCGGCATCGAGATGAAGCTGGTCGGCGCGCGCGAGGCCGGGGCGGCGTACTTCCTGACGCCCGCGGCCAACTGCCCGGCCGCCGCAGAGCGGACTCCGGAGGGGCTGACGCTGATCAAGGTCGAGACGATCGCGGACGCGGTGAAGTCGCTGGACAAGGTGCGGGAGGGGGACACGGCCGCCCTCCCCGCCTGCTCCCGCGGCTGA
- a CDS encoding PPA1309 family protein, which yields MPSESPSGPPMAASPLTRAVLEIDEYASGLGWDRPARLFALVDTVRLRSDEPGLAAQLGLDSDDAAAPLTPIEQDELPAGAPLDEFLATVAWPDAVTGCALTVERLMLPPSAEGSVPDGLDEAGLARWVAAHPDRQEVRMTVAVLRDGARESAIRLREKDSPAEVLTGSDLVPGLADALAATFEE from the coding sequence ATGCCCAGTGAATCCCCCTCCGGCCCCCCGATGGCCGCCAGTCCGCTCACACGCGCGGTCCTCGAGATCGACGAGTACGCCTCCGGGCTCGGGTGGGACCGGCCGGCCCGCCTGTTCGCCCTGGTCGACACGGTGCGGCTGCGCTCCGACGAGCCCGGCCTCGCCGCCCAGCTCGGCCTCGACTCCGACGACGCCGCCGCCCCGCTCACCCCGATCGAGCAGGACGAGCTGCCGGCGGGCGCCCCGCTGGACGAGTTCCTCGCCACGGTCGCCTGGCCCGACGCGGTCACCGGCTGCGCCCTGACCGTGGAGCGGCTGATGCTCCCGCCGTCCGCCGAGGGGTCCGTGCCCGACGGGCTCGACGAGGCCGGGCTGGCGCGGTGGGTCGCCGCCCACCCGGACCGGCAGGAGGTGCGGATGACCGTGGCCGTCCTGCGGGACGGGGCGCGCGAGTCGGCGATCCGGCTGCGCGAGAAGGACTCCCCGGCGGAGGTCCTGACCGGCTCCGACCTGGTGCCGGGCCTGGCCGACGCCCTGGCGGCCACCTTCGAGGAGTGA
- a CDS encoding UPF0182 family membrane protein, which produces MPDRGGGPTGPRIRVGRPSRRARTLLMTLGVLAVLAMLFVMFAGFWTDWLWYRSVDYSSVFTTTLWTKVGMFAVFGLLMGLAVGLNIWLAHRLRPPLSAMSLEQQSLDRYRMGVAPYKKWVLLAITALVGLIAGASAAGQWRTWLMWVNGVAFGEKDPQFGMDVAFYAFDLPWYRFLLGFGFAATVLSLIAAALTHYLYGGLRVTSPGARATAAATGHLSVLLGVFVSLKAVAYWLDRYGLAVKSSDFKAAGNWTGLRFVDANAYLPAKTILFCIAVICAVLFFATLWRRTWQLPVIGFGLMVLSAILIGGLYPAIVQKFQVQPNEQAKEAPYIKKNIEATRKAYAIDGTVPENYSGKATVKAKEQLRKDADAAASYRLVDPNIVSPTFQQLEQKRKYYQFPVTLDVDRYDGKDTVVGLRELNIKGIPKRNWINDHFTYTHGYGAIMATGTSVDATGSPVFTESGLPTSGQMPKYEQRIYYGEKTEQYSIVGGPQKELDYEANGERTTSYRGDSGVSLSNAFNRAAYAVAFSEPQILYSGAIGDGSRILYNRTPKERVEAVAPWLTIDGDAYPAVVGGRIQWIVDAYTTTNGYPYASRTTLGDSTADSLTAGNQARTVVAQQNQVNYIRNSVKATVDAYDGTVKLYQWDTKDPVLKTWMKAFPGTVEPKSAISDDLKSHLRYPQDMFKVQRELLTRYHVRDAAQFYSGSDAWQVPADPTKKDGNAVPPYYLSLRMPGDDQQRFSLTTTFTPNGRPNLGAFMAVDADADSEEYGRIRLLRVTSDVPGPAQVQSKLNSLPDVATFVRDMKGADSEIEYGNLLTVPMDGGFLYVEPVYAQGRSALYPLLKKVAVSYIDASKPEGDATKDTTVFENSLAGALNAVFGVEGEAPTTPPSDTPTQPRPPVTGDAALKQAIADAQKAYEDGEAALKKGDWEAYGKAQRALAEALQQAARADAERKAADQPAPGSAPGGQAPSGAPAKPADAAKPDGAAKPEGTAKPDAAAEPAGAAQSGAEGSGG; this is translated from the coding sequence ATGCCGGACCGCGGCGGAGGCCCGACAGGGCCACGGATCAGAGTCGGCCGGCCGTCCCGGCGGGCCCGCACCCTGCTCATGACGCTGGGGGTGCTGGCCGTGCTGGCCATGCTCTTCGTCATGTTCGCCGGGTTCTGGACGGACTGGCTCTGGTACCGGTCCGTCGACTACTCGTCGGTCTTCACCACCACCCTGTGGACGAAGGTCGGCATGTTCGCCGTCTTCGGCCTGCTGATGGGCCTGGCGGTCGGGCTGAACATCTGGCTCGCGCACCGGCTGCGGCCGCCGCTGAGCGCGATGTCGCTGGAGCAGCAGAGCCTCGACCGGTACCGCATGGGCGTCGCCCCGTACAAGAAGTGGGTGCTCCTCGCGATCACGGCGCTCGTCGGCCTGATCGCCGGGGCCTCCGCCGCGGGCCAGTGGCGCACCTGGCTCATGTGGGTGAACGGCGTGGCGTTCGGCGAGAAGGACCCGCAGTTCGGGATGGACGTCGCGTTCTACGCGTTCGACCTGCCCTGGTACCGGTTCCTGCTCGGCTTCGGCTTCGCGGCGACGGTGCTCTCGCTGATCGCCGCCGCCCTGACGCACTACCTGTACGGCGGGCTGCGCGTCACCAGCCCGGGCGCGCGCGCGACGGCGGCGGCCACCGGGCACCTGTCGGTGCTGCTCGGCGTCTTCGTGTCGCTGAAGGCCGTGGCGTACTGGCTCGACCGGTACGGCCTGGCGGTGAAGTCCAGCGACTTCAAGGCGGCGGGCAACTGGACGGGCCTGCGGTTCGTCGACGCCAACGCCTACCTGCCGGCGAAGACCATCCTGTTCTGCATCGCGGTCATCTGCGCCGTGCTGTTCTTCGCGACGCTGTGGCGCCGCACGTGGCAGCTCCCGGTCATCGGCTTCGGCCTGATGGTCCTCTCCGCCATCCTGATCGGCGGGCTCTACCCGGCGATCGTGCAGAAGTTCCAGGTCCAGCCGAACGAGCAGGCCAAGGAAGCGCCGTACATCAAGAAGAACATCGAGGCGACGCGCAAGGCCTACGCGATCGACGGGACGGTCCCCGAGAACTACTCGGGCAAGGCGACCGTCAAGGCGAAGGAGCAGCTCCGCAAGGACGCGGACGCGGCGGCGAGCTACCGCCTCGTGGACCCGAACATCGTCTCGCCGACGTTCCAGCAGCTGGAGCAGAAGCGTAAGTACTACCAGTTCCCCGTCACGCTCGACGTCGACCGGTACGACGGCAAGGACACCGTCGTCGGCCTGCGCGAGCTGAACATCAAGGGCATCCCGAAGCGGAACTGGATCAACGACCACTTCACCTACACCCACGGCTACGGCGCGATCATGGCGACGGGCACGTCGGTGGACGCCACGGGCTCCCCGGTCTTCACGGAGAGCGGCCTGCCGACCTCCGGCCAGATGCCCAAGTACGAGCAGCGGATCTACTACGGCGAGAAGACCGAGCAGTACTCGATCGTCGGCGGCCCGCAGAAGGAGCTCGACTACGAGGCGAACGGCGAGCGGACCACCAGCTACCGCGGCGACAGCGGCGTCAGCCTCTCGAACGCCTTCAACCGCGCCGCGTACGCGGTGGCGTTCAGCGAGCCGCAGATCCTGTACTCCGGGGCGATCGGCGACGGTTCGCGCATCCTCTACAACCGCACGCCCAAGGAGCGGGTCGAGGCGGTCGCCCCGTGGCTGACCATCGACGGCGACGCGTACCCGGCGGTCGTCGGGGGCCGCATCCAGTGGATCGTCGACGCGTACACGACGACGAACGGCTACCCGTACGCCTCCCGCACGACGCTCGGTGACAGCACGGCCGACTCGCTGACCGCGGGCAACCAGGCCCGCACGGTCGTCGCCCAGCAGAACCAGGTCAACTACATCCGCAACTCGGTCAAGGCGACCGTCGACGCCTACGACGGCACCGTGAAGCTGTACCAGTGGGACACCAAGGACCCGGTCCTCAAGACCTGGATGAAGGCGTTCCCCGGCACGGTCGAGCCGAAGAGCGCCATCAGCGACGACCTCAAGTCCCACCTGCGGTACCCGCAGGACATGTTCAAGGTCCAGCGCGAGCTGCTGACCCGCTACCACGTGCGCGACGCCGCCCAGTTCTACAGCGGCTCCGACGCGTGGCAGGTGCCGGCGGACCCGACGAAGAAGGACGGCAACGCGGTCCCGCCGTACTACCTGAGCCTGAGGATGCCGGGCGACGACCAGCAGCGGTTCTCCCTGACGACGACGTTCACGCCGAACGGGCGCCCGAACCTGGGCGCGTTCATGGCGGTCGACGCCGACGCGGACAGCGAGGAGTACGGCCGCATAAGGCTGCTGCGGGTCACGTCCGACGTGCCGGGCCCCGCCCAGGTGCAGAGCAAGCTCAACAGCCTCCCCGACGTGGCGACGTTCGTCCGGGACATGAAGGGCGCCGACTCGGAGATCGAGTACGGCAACCTGCTCACCGTGCCGATGGACGGCGGCTTCCTCTACGTCGAGCCGGTGTACGCGCAGGGCCGCAGCGCGCTCTACCCGCTGCTGAAGAAGGTGGCCGTGTCGTACATCGACGCGAGCAAGCCGGAGGGAGACGCCACCAAGGACACGACGGTGTTCGAGAACAGCCTCGCGGGCGCGCTGAACGCGGTGTTCGGGGTGGAGGGCGAGGCGCCCACGACCCCGCCGTCGGACACCCCGACCCAGCCGAGGCCGCCGGTGACCGGCGACGCCGCGCTCAAGCAGGCCATCGCGGACGCCCAGAAGGCGTACGAGGACGGTGAGGCGGCGCTGAAGAAGGGCGACTGGGAGGCGTACGGCAAGGCGCAGCGGGCGCTCGCGGAGGCCCTCCAGCAGGCCGCCCGGGCGGACGCCGAGCGCAAGGCCGCCGACCAGCCGGCGCCGGGCTCCGCCCCCGGCGGGCAGGCGCCCTCCGGCGCCCCCGCGAAGCCGGCGGACGCCGCGAAGCCCGACGGCGCCGCGAAGCCCGAGGGCACTGCGAAGCCCGACGCCGCCGCCGAGCCGGCGGGCGCCGCGCAGAGCGGCGCCGAGGGCAGCGGCGGCTGA